From Blastochloris viridis, one genomic window encodes:
- a CDS encoding GNAT family N-acetyltransferase — MFQIEAVERDALVSLHKSATEEDRKAAGLKLETIGGVTVSIAAKLPPTATAVNRAIGLGLDRPAEPETISALADAYQRAGVGSYIVHWHPDASPSRAATWIAGRGFVRAPGWMKFVRGRSEPPTPRPHSFEVRRIGAADGPEFARIVCDALELGQAAQGWLSRLPEAPGWHAFMSFADGEAAGVGAMFISGETAWLDWCATVPAFRGRGSHSALLSARIAAALDHGCRTITTCTRKDPDTGEDRQSYANIVRAGFRESYLRDNYTPQKS, encoded by the coding sequence GTGTTCCAGATCGAAGCCGTCGAACGCGATGCATTGGTATCGCTGCACAAATCTGCAACCGAAGAAGACCGCAAGGCCGCCGGCCTGAAGCTTGAGACGATCGGCGGGGTGACCGTTTCGATCGCCGCCAAGCTGCCGCCGACCGCAACCGCGGTCAACCGCGCCATCGGCCTCGGGCTCGACCGCCCGGCCGAGCCCGAGACCATCAGCGCGCTGGCCGACGCCTATCAACGCGCCGGAGTCGGCAGCTACATCGTGCACTGGCATCCCGATGCCTCGCCCAGCCGGGCGGCGACCTGGATCGCCGGGCGCGGCTTCGTCCGTGCGCCGGGCTGGATGAAATTCGTGCGCGGGCGCAGCGAGCCGCCGACGCCGCGGCCGCACAGCTTCGAGGTGCGGCGGATCGGCGCCGCCGACGGCCCGGAGTTCGCCCGCATCGTCTGCGACGCGCTCGAGCTGGGGCAGGCCGCCCAGGGCTGGCTGTCGCGACTGCCGGAGGCGCCGGGCTGGCACGCCTTCATGAGCTTTGCCGACGGCGAGGCGGCAGGCGTCGGCGCAATGTTCATTTCCGGAGAAACCGCCTGGCTCGACTGGTGCGCCACCGTGCCGGCGTTCCGCGGCCGGGGCAGCCACTCGGCGCTGCTGTCGGCCCGCATCGCCGCCGCGCTCGACCACGGCTGCCGCACCATCACCACCTGCACCCGCAAAGACCCCGACACCGGCGAGGATCGCCAGTCCTACGCCAACATCGTGCGGGCCGGGTTCCGGGAAAGCTACCTGCGCGACAACTACACACCTCAGAAGTCCTAG
- a CDS encoding leucyl/phenylalanyl-tRNA--protein transferase encodes MTPGSPPSDPIRSAELPADRRARLFRETPAEWTQRHILGMAWALKPQRLKAVPNLARLVLADLLAPPAGLPDPDQALDRPAGLAGIAHDLSVPTLMEAHRRGLYPFCHLGPMKWWSPPTRSVLFFDEFHIARRLRQQMRQDRYTVTFDRDFESVIKGCAARREGRWHLTWVTPPIMHAYCALFDAGHAHSFEVWDRAGALVGGGYGVAVGNSFVGESLFSAEPNTSKIGFTVLNWHLAKWGFAFHDSKELSPTLRGMGFRIIPRREFLDRLALAAAQPGRPGRWHVEADVRAVADWRPGATT; translated from the coding sequence ATGACCCCTGGCTCACCACCGTCGGACCCGATCCGCTCCGCCGAACTCCCCGCCGATCGCCGCGCGCGGCTGTTCCGGGAGACGCCGGCGGAATGGACGCAGCGCCATATCCTCGGCATGGCCTGGGCGCTGAAGCCCCAGCGCCTCAAGGCGGTGCCCAACCTGGCGCGCCTGGTGCTGGCGGACCTGCTGGCGCCGCCCGCCGGCTTGCCGGACCCGGACCAGGCGCTGGACCGGCCGGCCGGGCTTGCCGGCATCGCCCACGATCTCAGCGTGCCGACGCTGATGGAAGCTCACCGCCGCGGGCTTTACCCGTTCTGCCACCTCGGCCCGATGAAGTGGTGGTCGCCGCCCACCCGCAGCGTGCTGTTCTTCGACGAATTTCATATCGCCCGGCGGCTACGCCAGCAGATGCGGCAGGACCGTTACACCGTGACGTTCGACCGCGATTTCGAGAGTGTTATCAAAGGCTGCGCCGCTCGCCGCGAGGGAAGGTGGCACCTCACCTGGGTGACGCCGCCGATCATGCACGCCTATTGCGCGCTGTTCGACGCCGGCCACGCCCACTCGTTCGAGGTGTGGGACCGCGCCGGCGCGCTGGTCGGCGGCGGCTATGGCGTCGCGGTCGGCAATTCGTTCGTCGGCGAGTCGCTGTTCTCGGCCGAACCCAATACCTCGAAGATCGGCTTTACCGTGCTCAACTGGCACTTGGCGAAGTGGGGCTTTGCCTTCCACGACAGCAAGGAACTGTCACCGACCCTGCGCGGCATGGGCTTTCGCATCATTCCCCGCCGCGAGTTCCTCGACCGGCTGGCGCTGGCCGCCGCCCAGCCCGGGCGTCCAGGCCGGTGGCACGTCGAAGCCGACGTCCGGGCGGTCGCCGACTGGCGGCCCGGCGCAACCACTTGA